The proteins below are encoded in one region of Chitinophagales bacterium:
- a CDS encoding OmpA family protein, whose amino-acid sequence MNLRNLTLFIALSMVMTACVSTKKFNSQVAKYDSLKTDYAKVEDQLKTCLTQKEVNDKKVADLEKENAFYKENYTTAVNQLQNLSVISATQAESIKKSLDNLNLKDAYIKDLQVSMAKKDSLNMALVMNLKGALKDVNDKDVEIKVEGSAVFISISDKMLFKSGSYEVTPAAKAVLGKVAAVVNGQPDIQFMVEGHTDNKPIKTSFIKDNWDLSVLRATAVTRILQKDYAVDPKRMIAAGRSEYISVAANDTDEGRAANRRTRIVILPQLDQFFKLLETQK is encoded by the coding sequence ATGAACCTGAGAAATTTAACGTTGTTCATCGCTCTATCAATGGTGATGACAGCATGTGTGAGCACAAAAAAATTTAACAGCCAGGTGGCTAAATACGATTCGTTGAAGACGGATTATGCAAAGGTGGAAGATCAGTTAAAGACCTGCCTGACGCAAAAGGAAGTAAATGACAAGAAGGTGGCTGACCTGGAAAAGGAAAATGCTTTTTACAAAGAAAACTATACTACAGCGGTTAATCAGCTGCAAAACCTGTCAGTAATATCTGCAACGCAGGCTGAGAGTATCAAGAAGTCGCTCGACAACCTGAATCTGAAAGATGCTTATATCAAGGACCTGCAGGTTTCCATGGCGAAAAAGGATTCCCTCAATATGGCGTTGGTGATGAACCTGAAAGGAGCCCTGAAGGATGTAAATGACAAAGATGTGGAGATCAAGGTGGAAGGCAGCGCGGTATTCATTTCCATTTCCGACAAAATGCTGTTCAAGAGCGGAAGCTATGAAGTTACGCCCGCTGCAAAAGCCGTTTTGGGTAAAGTTGCCGCCGTGGTGAACGGACAACCGGATATTCAGTTTATGGTGGAAGGTCATACCGACAATAAACCGATCAAGACGAGCTTTATCAAAGATAACTGGGACCTCAGTGTTTTACGGGCAACAGCGGTTACCCGCATTCTGCAAAAAGACTATGCCGTTGATCCCAAGCGCATGATTGCCGCCGGCAGAAGTGAATATATTTCTGTTGCAGCGAATGATACCGATGAGGGCCGTGCCGCTAACCGCCGCACACGCATCGTGATTCTTCCGCAGCTCGATCAGTTCTTTAAATTGCTGGAAACACAGAAGTAA
- a CDS encoding LysE family translocator encodes MHTIFELIYKGVLLGVITAFSFGPIFFTIIETSITRGHRLAISIAIGVLLSDILIICASFFSVGTLMQHETVSNVVGASGGALLLIFGLYHLWKPVATPKTIDITRPSHFSHLLFIIKGLVINTLNPFVFIYWLSAVSIVSIDKEYNEAEKILFFGAAVICNFFFDLLKTFLANRVKHLLTQRTMNIISKAVGCGIIYFGARLLYKTIIT; translated from the coding sequence ATGCATACCATATTTGAACTGATTTACAAGGGTGTTTTATTGGGCGTAATAACAGCCTTTTCATTCGGCCCCATTTTCTTTACCATCATTGAAACGAGTATTACCCGCGGTCATCGCCTGGCCATCAGTATCGCCATAGGTGTATTATTGAGTGATATACTCATCATCTGTGCTTCCTTCTTCAGCGTTGGCACTTTGATGCAGCATGAAACGGTATCTAATGTGGTTGGGGCATCAGGCGGAGCGCTGTTGCTGATTTTCGGCCTGTATCATTTGTGGAAACCCGTTGCCACGCCAAAAACGATTGACATCACAAGGCCATCTCATTTCAGTCACCTGTTGTTTATCATCAAAGGTTTGGTGATCAATACGCTTAATCCATTTGTTTTTATCTACTGGCTCAGCGCGGTAAGCATCGTTTCCATTGACAAGGAATACAATGAAGCGGAGAAGATCCTTTTTTTTGGTGCGGCCGTTATCTGCAATTTTTTCTTCGACCTGCTGAAAACCTTTCTTGCCAACAGGGTGAAGCACCTGCTGACACAACGCACCATGAATATCATCTCCAAGGCCGTTGGCTGCGGCATAATTTATTTTGGCGCCCGCCTGTTGTATAAAACCATCATTACCTGA
- a CDS encoding 3'-5' exoribonuclease: MYAILDIETTGNHAERHHITEIAILHFDGKEITDRYTTLVRPDSYIPSFITQLTGITNEMVENAPHFSAIATELDFFLRNRIVVAHNAHFDYTFLKHAFHREGIIFQRRLLCTLRLSRKIIPGLKSYALDNLCRTLQIAQRPVHRAESDAVAALALFNYLQWSDKEGVIEGFLKKKTTEANFPPHLPKDAVTSLPAAAGVYYFLDAQGKVLYVGKAKNLKQRVLGHFSGTSPTRSSTRLMNQIHRIRHQLCGNELVAMLLESAEIKKYFPPFNTAQKIADGNYGLYCYEDGKGYHRFGIRKLKPLDRPAVSFATLETARAFLVQQQRAYKLCPKLCGLQQSRGACYDHEAGTCDGACCGKVNAATYNERVKEVLTAAQSGSRSYALIGNGRTADECSVIVMEDGKYLGFGFTDRRHAPCDMDTAKNVIEHYKDNREVQGIIQSYLQQHKDFEMISAHAMAL, translated from the coding sequence ATGTATGCCATCCTCGATATTGAAACCACCGGTAACCATGCGGAGCGGCATCATATCACAGAGATCGCAATTCTCCATTTCGACGGAAAGGAAATCACCGACCGCTACACCACACTGGTCAGGCCCGATTCGTATATTCCTTCCTTCATCACGCAGCTGACAGGTATTACCAATGAGATGGTGGAAAACGCGCCTCACTTTTCTGCTATTGCAACTGAGCTGGATTTTTTTCTGCGAAACCGTATCGTGGTTGCGCACAACGCCCACTTTGATTATACATTTCTTAAGCATGCCTTCCATCGCGAAGGAATAATTTTTCAGCGCAGGTTGCTGTGTACACTGCGGCTCAGCAGGAAGATTATCCCGGGACTGAAATCCTATGCACTCGACAACCTCTGCCGCACGCTGCAGATTGCCCAGCGGCCAGTGCATCGGGCGGAAAGCGATGCTGTTGCCGCGCTTGCATTATTCAATTACCTGCAGTGGTCAGACAAGGAAGGCGTGATAGAAGGATTTCTGAAAAAGAAAACCACGGAAGCCAACTTTCCTCCTCATCTGCCTAAAGATGCTGTTACATCCTTACCGGCTGCAGCCGGTGTATATTATTTCCTGGATGCACAGGGCAAGGTGTTGTATGTTGGAAAGGCAAAAAACCTGAAGCAGAGAGTGCTTGGCCATTTTTCGGGCACTTCGCCTACGCGATCGAGCACCCGGCTGATGAACCAGATTCACCGTATCCGCCATCAGCTGTGCGGCAATGAGCTGGTGGCTATGTTGCTGGAGTCTGCCGAGATCAAAAAGTATTTTCCGCCATTTAATACCGCACAAAAAATTGCTGATGGCAATTACGGTTTGTATTGTTATGAAGATGGTAAAGGCTATCACCGCTTTGGCATCAGGAAGCTGAAGCCGCTCGACCGGCCGGCGGTATCGTTTGCAACGCTGGAAACGGCCCGTGCATTCCTCGTGCAGCAGCAGCGTGCATATAAGCTGTGTCCTAAACTTTGCGGATTGCAACAATCACGCGGCGCCTGTTATGATCATGAAGCGGGAACATGCGATGGAGCCTGTTGCGGCAAGGTGAACGCTGCAACTTACAATGAACGGGTGAAGGAAGTATTGACCGCTGCGCAATCAGGCAGCAGAAGTTATGCACTCATCGGCAACGGCCGAACAGCGGATGAATGCAGCGTGATTGTGATGGAAGATGGCAAATATCTTGGCTTTGGTTTCACCGACAGGCGCCATGCGCCGTGTGATATGGATACGGCAAAAAATGTTATTGAACACTATAAGGATAACCGTGAAGTGCAGGGCATCATACAAAGTTATTTACAGCAGCATAAAGATTTTGAGATGATCAGCGCTCACGCAATGGCCTTATGA
- a CDS encoding S8 family serine peptidase, which translates to MHLRKTGKKVTGCWRVTYLSTIFESPTDMNSSFLIRIMCLSFLFLIVTVNSDAQSPPKDWYLLDPAASGFYGVSCNKAYDELLKGRTAQPVIVAVIDLGADVSHEDLKANLWTNAKEVPGNGIDDDGNGYADDLHGWNFIGGKNGNVQYDTFEITRLYKMLSDKYGNKSLEDIPAAERDEYNRYLDIQKNYNRLAREPRYNYEFYNGLRRSIASMLQVMGMENPTLEQVEAYQPAGDSLLIVQQVLIGILKEGGSVEDVMNNLKDEVNDLATDALYHYNPDFNPRSIVGDNYEDAMERYYGNPDVACLNTLHGTHVAGIIGADRTNGTGINGIADAAKLMILRAVPDGDERDKDVANSIRYAADNGAKVINMSFGKAYSYDKKAVDDAVKYAISKDVLLIHAAGNDAVNNDKVPHYPSNQFLDGTSSSSWIEVGASSYDNNVASFSNYGRKVVDLFAPGVAIYSTAPGNKYRNLQGTSMAAPVAAGVATLLRSYFPELTAPQVKAIMMKSVVKMPEKVELPAKAEKTKMIKLKKLCVSGGVVNAYYAVQLALKETAKQP; encoded by the coding sequence GTGCATCTCCGTAAAACCGGTAAAAAGGTTACAGGATGCTGGCGCGTAACTTATCTTTCAACGATTTTTGAATCACCAACCGATATGAATAGCAGCTTCCTGATCAGGATCATGTGTCTTTCGTTTCTCTTTTTGATTGTTACCGTGAACAGCGATGCGCAGTCACCACCAAAAGACTGGTACCTGCTTGACCCTGCTGCCAGTGGTTTTTATGGTGTAAGTTGTAACAAGGCTTATGATGAACTGCTGAAAGGCAGAACGGCACAACCGGTGATAGTGGCTGTAATTGACCTTGGCGCCGATGTCAGTCATGAAGATCTGAAAGCAAACCTCTGGACCAATGCCAAAGAAGTTCCCGGCAATGGCATAGATGATGACGGGAACGGCTATGCTGATGACCTGCACGGCTGGAATTTTATTGGCGGCAAAAATGGAAATGTTCAATACGACACTTTTGAGATCACCCGCCTGTATAAAATGCTCAGTGACAAATACGGCAACAAGTCGTTGGAAGACATTCCTGCCGCGGAACGTGATGAGTACAACCGATACCTTGACATTCAAAAAAATTATAACCGGCTGGCACGCGAACCAAGATACAACTATGAATTTTACAATGGCCTCCGGCGATCAATCGCCTCCATGCTGCAGGTGATGGGCATGGAAAACCCGACCCTTGAACAGGTGGAAGCCTATCAGCCTGCGGGCGACAGTTTGCTGATAGTGCAACAGGTGCTGATCGGAATTTTAAAGGAAGGCGGTTCCGTGGAGGATGTAATGAATAACCTGAAAGATGAAGTCAATGACCTGGCCACCGATGCGCTTTATCATTACAATCCTGATTTTAACCCGCGCAGCATCGTAGGCGATAACTACGAAGATGCGATGGAACGTTATTACGGTAATCCTGATGTTGCCTGCCTGAACACGCTGCACGGAACACATGTGGCCGGCATTATCGGCGCCGACCGTACGAATGGCACCGGTATAAATGGTATTGCAGATGCGGCAAAGCTGATGATACTGCGTGCAGTGCCCGATGGTGATGAACGCGACAAAGATGTGGCCAACAGCATACGTTATGCAGCCGACAACGGCGCCAAAGTGATAAACATGAGCTTTGGTAAAGCATACAGTTATGATAAGAAGGCAGTTGATGATGCCGTGAAATATGCAATCTCCAAAGATGTACTGTTGATTCATGCCGCAGGTAATGACGCCGTGAACAATGATAAGGTGCCGCATTATCCGAGCAACCAGTTTCTGGATGGCACTTCTTCCTCCAGCTGGATTGAAGTAGGCGCTTCTTCGTATGACAACAATGTAGCTTCCTTCAGCAATTATGGAAGAAAGGTCGTAGATCTTTTTGCACCCGGCGTGGCCATCTACTCAACTGCTCCGGGAAACAAATACCGCAACCTGCAGGGAACAAGCATGGCAGCACCGGTGGCAGCCGGCGTTGCCACACTGCTCCGTTCCTACTTCCCGGAGCTGACTGCGCCGCAGGTCAAGGCGATCATGATGAAATCGGTGGTGAAGATGCCCGAAAAGGTTGAGCTTCCTGCAAAAGCAGAAAAAACAAAAATGATAAAGCTCAAAAAGTTATGTGTCAGCGGTGGTGTGGTGAATGCCTATTATGCGGTGCAGCTGGCGCTGAAAGAAACCGCGAAGCAGCCATAA
- a CDS encoding phenylacetate--CoA ligase yields MLFDPYHETMPLPQLRALQNQRLRTLLHYVKENISFYRQQWDEAGIDITAIRSTDDLHKLPFTRKAALRDYYPFGMFAVAPEKVLRIHASTGTTGKPTIVGYTKRDLEIFAEVNARSLMAAGAQAGMKLQNAYGYGLFTGGLGLHYGAERLGMTVIPVSGGMTDRQIMLLLDLKAEVMSCTPSYALLLAEEIRKRNIDPATMNLQFMLLGAEPWTETIRDEVQHSMKVAATNIYGLSEVIGPGVAQEDVEERGSGSYVWEDHFFPEIVHPETGEPMDEGAYGVLVFTTLTKEAMPLIRYWTNDITCLYYHRGGKRTHVKMGPVRGRADDMLIIRGVNLFHTQIEAIIRDIPEFAPHYQLLVTRAGALDMVEVLVELQEPLYHAWNFQPGSASAGQERINSLENFLSKKIKDNTGLTMKVRIQPYHTVPRSEGGKLNHINDLRKMHHP; encoded by the coding sequence ATGCTCTTCGATCCCTATCATGAAACAATGCCGTTGCCACAGTTGCGTGCTTTGCAAAATCAGCGGCTGCGTACGTTACTGCATTATGTAAAAGAAAATATTTCTTTTTACCGTCAGCAGTGGGACGAGGCGGGCATTGACATCACTGCGATCAGGTCAACCGATGACCTTCACAAGCTGCCATTTACCAGAAAGGCTGCCCTGCGTGATTATTATCCTTTCGGGATGTTTGCCGTGGCGCCGGAAAAAGTACTCCGCATACATGCTTCCACGGGCACAACAGGCAAGCCGACGATCGTTGGATATACAAAAAGGGATCTGGAAATATTCGCTGAAGTGAATGCCCGCTCACTGATGGCAGCAGGCGCACAAGCCGGTATGAAACTTCAGAATGCTTACGGGTATGGTTTGTTTACGGGTGGCCTCGGCCTGCACTATGGAGCAGAGCGGCTTGGCATGACAGTGATTCCGGTTTCAGGTGGCATGACCGACCGGCAGATCATGTTGCTGCTTGATCTGAAAGCAGAGGTGATGAGTTGCACGCCGTCGTATGCGCTCCTGCTGGCTGAAGAGATTCGAAAACGTAACATTGATCCGGCGACGATGAACCTGCAGTTTATGCTATTAGGCGCCGAACCATGGACGGAAACCATTCGCGATGAAGTACAGCATTCCATGAAAGTTGCAGCCACCAATATTTACGGACTCAGTGAAGTGATCGGCCCGGGAGTGGCGCAGGAAGATGTTGAAGAACGCGGGAGCGGAAGTTATGTGTGGGAAGATCATTTTTTTCCGGAAATAGTGCATCCTGAAACCGGTGAACCGATGGATGAAGGAGCCTATGGCGTGCTCGTATTCACCACGCTTACCAAAGAAGCGATGCCACTCATCCGTTACTGGACCAATGACATAACCTGCCTGTATTATCACAGGGGAGGGAAGCGGACACATGTGAAAATGGGACCGGTCCGCGGCCGCGCCGATGATATGTTGATTATACGCGGGGTGAATTTGTTTCACACACAGATTGAAGCCATTATCCGGGACATTCCGGAATTCGCGCCGCACTATCAATTGCTCGTTACCCGGGCAGGAGCATTGGATATGGTAGAAGTACTGGTAGAATTGCAGGAGCCATTATATCATGCGTGGAACTTTCAGCCGGGCAGTGCATCAGCCGGGCAGGAAAGGATCAATTCACTGGAAAATTTTCTTTCCAAAAAAATCAAGGACAACACCGGGCTGACCATGAAGGTGCGTATTCAGCCCTATCATACCGTGCCAAGAAGCGAAGGGGGCAAATTGAATCATATCAATGACCTTCGAAAAATGCATCATCCATAG
- a CDS encoding carbohydrate binding family 9 domain-containing protein, protein MAVRFLLILLFFFCFATVSAQDTPAKISKSVQALRIDQPVQIDGELNDAPWANAPVADEFIQLEPVPGKPAQQKTEVKILYDDVAIYIGAVMYDSSGAAINTELSARDNINVADWFGVFLDCYRDGLNGVGMIITASGVENDAKYSVFGEDFSWDAVWNCKVKVTNQQWTAEFRIPYSALRFPGDAEQSWRINFGRFINHNREKSFWSEIDPEVNGFLNQAGLLNGIKNIKPPVRLALYPYVAAYFENYNDRSNPSENSYGFNGGLDLKYGINDAFTLDMTLVPYFGQVQSDAQVLNLSPFEVRFDEKRQFFTEGTELFNKGGLFYSRRVGGTPIGYYDAYDSTGDHEVVKENPAESQLINATKISGRTGKNLGIGYFNAISTATHAVISNTESGAERKLLTNPLTNYNVLVFDQGLKNNSYVTLINTNVMREGSYYDANVTGGEFQLNNKKQSYGIYANGAVSQKYFDGLKNPETGFNTGLNLRKISGKFTGTIWQYIQSDTYDPNDLGYLSNNNTWGEGVETAYNIYDPFGPFLSMSFNLNTSYVRIYDPNEFHNFSVGGEWWTKLRNYLAGGIFFYTEPVITYDWWEPRTPGRFYTYPVNHNIGGWFETDYTKKFAFSFNTNYRKFIEDGRYRFNFYLSPRARLNDHLSFSVNYAYNRWINDVGYVDEEEDKILFGIRNNITNEVSMNGSYVFNNEMGISMNVRHYWSFADYSTVKELDAEGMLVNTAWSQQFQPADYNINYNAFTIDMVYRWRFAPGSEIDIVWKNAINQFAQGKSALVENYAENFQATFDAPATNNLSVKLIYYIDYLMVKSWFRKGSTSAFLQDLQHDSGWPDHSMRANNSMRSRM, encoded by the coding sequence ATGGCTGTACGCTTCCTGCTGATACTCCTGTTCTTTTTTTGCTTTGCCACCGTTTCGGCACAGGACACTCCTGCAAAAATTTCCAAATCGGTGCAGGCTTTGCGGATCGATCAGCCTGTTCAGATTGACGGCGAATTGAATGATGCACCCTGGGCGAATGCGCCGGTGGCTGATGAATTTATTCAACTTGAACCCGTACCCGGAAAACCGGCGCAACAAAAAACGGAAGTAAAAATTCTCTACGATGATGTGGCGATTTATATCGGGGCTGTAATGTATGACAGCTCAGGTGCAGCCATCAATACAGAACTTTCTGCACGCGACAACATTAACGTGGCCGACTGGTTTGGTGTATTTTTAGATTGCTACCGTGATGGCCTGAACGGCGTGGGCATGATCATTACCGCATCAGGCGTGGAGAATGACGCCAAATATTCTGTGTTCGGGGAAGATTTCAGCTGGGATGCCGTATGGAACTGCAAAGTAAAAGTTACCAATCAGCAATGGACAGCGGAATTCCGCATTCCCTATTCCGCGTTGCGTTTTCCGGGTGATGCCGAACAATCCTGGCGCATCAACTTCGGACGGTTCATCAACCACAACAGGGAAAAATCATTCTGGAGCGAGATTGATCCGGAGGTGAATGGTTTCCTGAACCAGGCGGGCTTGCTGAACGGCATAAAAAACATCAAGCCGCCGGTCAGGCTGGCTTTGTATCCTTATGTGGCGGCATACTTTGAAAATTACAACGACAGGAGCAACCCATCCGAAAACAGCTATGGCTTCAATGGTGGTCTTGACCTGAAGTACGGCATCAATGATGCATTCACCCTGGATATGACACTGGTTCCCTATTTCGGCCAGGTACAATCCGATGCGCAGGTGCTCAACCTTTCCCCGTTTGAAGTTCGCTTTGATGAGAAACGGCAGTTCTTTACGGAAGGAACCGAACTCTTCAACAAGGGCGGATTGTTTTATTCACGCCGTGTTGGCGGCACGCCGATAGGATACTATGATGCCTACGATTCCACCGGCGATCATGAGGTGGTAAAAGAAAATCCGGCGGAATCGCAGTTGATCAATGCTACTAAAATTTCAGGGCGCACCGGTAAGAACCTGGGCATTGGCTATTTCAATGCCATTTCAACTGCTACGCATGCAGTGATCAGCAATACAGAAAGTGGAGCAGAAAGGAAACTGCTCACCAATCCGCTGACCAATTATAACGTGCTGGTCTTTGACCAGGGCTTAAAAAATAATTCATACGTCACGCTCATCAATACCAATGTGATGCGGGAAGGATCATACTACGATGCCAATGTAACGGGAGGCGAATTTCAGTTGAACAATAAAAAGCAATCGTATGGCATCTATGCCAACGGCGCAGTCAGCCAGAAATATTTTGACGGGTTGAAAAATCCCGAAACAGGTTTCAATACCGGCCTGAATCTCCGGAAGATCAGCGGAAAATTCACAGGAACCATCTGGCAGTACATTCAAAGTGATACCTATGATCCGAATGATCTTGGCTATTTAAGCAACAATAATACGTGGGGAGAAGGAGTGGAAACTGCCTATAACATCTACGACCCTTTCGGACCTTTCCTGAGCATGTCCTTTAACCTGAACACTTCTTATGTCCGCATCTATGATCCCAATGAGTTTCACAACTTTTCCGTAGGCGGAGAATGGTGGACGAAGCTGCGGAACTACCTTGCCGGCGGAATCTTTTTCTATACAGAGCCGGTGATCACATACGACTGGTGGGAACCAAGAACACCGGGAAGATTCTATACGTACCCTGTCAATCATAACATTGGAGGATGGTTTGAAACAGACTACACCAAAAAATTCGCCTTTAGCTTTAATACCAATTACAGGAAATTTATCGAAGACGGACGCTACCGGTTCAACTTCTATCTCTCGCCAAGGGCAAGGTTGAACGATCACCTCTCCTTCTCGGTGAATTATGCCTATAACCGATGGATCAATGATGTAGGATATGTGGATGAGGAAGAGGATAAAATATTATTCGGCATCAGGAACAACATCACGAATGAAGTGTCGATGAACGGAAGTTACGTCTTCAACAATGAGATGGGCATCAGCATGAATGTGCGGCACTACTGGTCCTTTGCCGACTACAGCACCGTAAAAGAACTGGATGCGGAAGGCATGCTGGTCAATACGGCATGGTCGCAGCAGTTTCAGCCGGCCGATTATAATATCAACTACAATGCTTTCACCATTGATATGGTTTACCGCTGGCGATTTGCGCCGGGCAGTGAAATAGATATCGTCTGGAAGAATGCCATAAATCAGTTTGCACAGGGTAAGAGCGCGCTGGTAGAGAATTATGCAGAGAATTTCCAGGCAACCTTTGATGCGCCGGCCACCAACAACTTGTCCGTGAAGCTGATTTATTATATTGATTATCTGATGGTGAAGAGCTGGTTCCGGAAAGGTTCAACCAGTGCTTTCCTGCAGGACCTGCAGCATGATTCCGGCTGGCCTGATCATTCCATGCGTGCCAACAACTCCATGCGCAGCAGGATGTAA
- a CDS encoding site-2 protease family protein gives MKKSPFAIAGIPVQIHWTFWLLAIWIVYSNLQDGFDVFRTAWSLLFTALVFVCVLLHELGHSLTARQFGIQTKSILLLPIGGLAHLQTMPKSPKQEFWITIMGPAVNLVIALMLLPTVHFDFNNPARVDQVTSVNGTNIFYNLFVANVIMFLFNLLPAFPMDGGRILRAAIAWFSGQEKATKIATWVGNLFAFLFIVAGIYLMSFMLVIIGIFVLLAARSELSFVKNNSILSRFRVKDIIITDYHTLSPSDPVQKAADLLLRTQNKSFVVMKYGEVEGVLRQMEIIKALSAEGPNAPVAKYMNPHVIKVDEDELLADVQENFAAGGHDVLLVTSNGSFLGLIDSDNIEELIALYQRGDNSYFPSRGFEWSKSY, from the coding sequence ATGAAAAAATCACCGTTTGCGATTGCAGGTATTCCTGTTCAGATTCACTGGACTTTCTGGCTGCTGGCCATATGGATTGTTTACAGCAACCTGCAGGATGGATTTGATGTCTTCCGCACAGCGTGGTCGCTGCTCTTCACAGCGCTGGTGTTTGTTTGTGTGCTGTTACATGAACTGGGGCATTCCCTCACTGCGCGTCAATTCGGCATTCAAACAAAAAGCATCCTGCTGCTGCCCATCGGTGGCCTTGCTCATCTTCAAACGATGCCAAAATCGCCCAAACAGGAATTTTGGATTACCATCATGGGGCCTGCTGTAAACCTGGTTATTGCATTGATGCTGCTTCCGACCGTACATTTCGATTTCAACAATCCTGCGCGCGTTGACCAGGTAACATCAGTAAACGGTACCAATATATTCTACAATTTATTTGTTGCAAACGTGATCATGTTTCTGTTTAACCTTCTCCCGGCATTCCCAATGGATGGCGGAAGAATATTACGGGCTGCTATTGCCTGGTTTAGCGGCCAGGAAAAAGCCACTAAGATTGCAACGTGGGTCGGAAATCTGTTTGCATTTCTTTTCATCGTTGCAGGAATCTATTTAATGAGTTTTATGCTGGTCATCATCGGCATTTTTGTTTTACTGGCGGCACGCAGCGAACTTAGTTTTGTAAAAAACAATTCAATCCTCAGCAGGTTCAGGGTGAAGGACATTATCATCACCGATTATCATACTTTATCGCCTTCCGACCCTGTTCAGAAAGCCGCCGATTTGCTGCTGCGTACGCAGAACAAGTCATTTGTGGTGATGAAGTACGGTGAAGTGGAAGGTGTACTCAGGCAAATGGAAATCATCAAAGCGCTTTCGGCAGAAGGCCCCAATGCGCCTGTTGCAAAGTATATGAATCCGCACGTAATTAAAGTTGATGAAGATGAGTTGCTTGCCGATGTTCAGGAGAACTTTGCAGCGGGAGGGCACGACGTATTGCTGGTCACCAGCAATGGCTCTTTTCTCGGATTAATAGACAGCGATAACATTGAAGAACTGATTGCACTGTATCAGCGAGGCGACAACAGCTACTTTCCATCACGCGGCTTTGAATGGTCTAAAAGCTACTAA
- a CDS encoding TerC family protein has product MSTETWSFIIFNVFVLLLLALDLGVFHRKAHVVTMKEALIWSGVWIMLAFIFNAGIYFWKGTEPALQFLTGYVIEKSLSIDNIFVFVLIFTYLAVPALYQHRVLFWGIIGALIMRAIFIAAGITLIEKFHWIIYLFGAFLIYTGWKIALNKGTKIDIENNLLIRLLRKFFPVSNEYHGSKFWIRVSGRWTATPLLIALLLVEFTDLIFAVDSIPAILAITNDPFIVYTSNVFAILGLRSLYFALAGLIHRFTYLHYGLAAILVFVGLKMLAADFYKVPVLLSLLIIIGILAVSIIASLIRTKNNAPTAASSIHHSSP; this is encoded by the coding sequence ATGAGTACTGAAACCTGGTCATTTATAATTTTTAATGTCTTTGTGCTGCTGTTGCTGGCGCTTGATCTTGGTGTTTTTCACCGCAAGGCACATGTGGTAACAATGAAAGAAGCCCTGATCTGGAGTGGTGTGTGGATTATGCTGGCGTTTATCTTCAATGCGGGAATATATTTCTGGAAGGGTACAGAGCCGGCCTTGCAGTTTCTCACTGGTTATGTGATTGAAAAGTCGTTGAGTATTGATAATATTTTTGTGTTTGTACTCATTTTCACCTACCTCGCCGTGCCTGCTTTGTATCAGCACCGGGTATTGTTCTGGGGTATTATCGGTGCATTGATCATGCGTGCCATTTTTATCGCGGCAGGTATTACCCTGATTGAAAAGTTTCACTGGATCATTTACCTGTTCGGTGCATTCCTGATTTATACCGGATGGAAGATTGCCCTCAACAAAGGGACTAAAATTGATATCGAAAATAATCTGCTGATCCGTCTCCTGAGAAAATTTTTCCCTGTATCAAATGAATATCATGGGAGCAAATTCTGGATCCGTGTATCCGGAAGATGGACAGCTACCCCGCTGCTGATTGCCTTGCTCTTGGTTGAATTCACCGATCTGATATTTGCCGTAGACTCTATTCCGGCCATTCTCGCTATTACCAACGATCCGTTTATCGTTTACACTTCCAATGTATTTGCCATCCTGGGTTTGCGTTCCTTATACTTTGCGCTGGCCGGACTCATTCATCGTTTCACGTACCTGCATTATGGCCTTGCTGCCATTCTTGTTTTTGTGGGATTGAAAATGCTTGCAGCCGATTTCTACAAGGTTCCGGTGTTACTTTCCTTACTGATCATTATAGGTATCCTGGCTGTTTCCATCATTGCTTCACTTATCCGTACAAAAAACAATGCCCCAACGGCAGCATCCTCCATCCATCATTCCTCACCATAA